The following proteins are co-located in the Heliorestis convoluta genome:
- the aroC gene encoding chorismate synthase, translated as MTTLRYLTAGESHGPALTVIIEGIVAGLPITAQQINEQLARRQKGYGRGGRMAIEKDQATILAGIRGGKSLGSPISLQIQNRDWTNWQEIMSPQEDAKVEERQVTCPRPGHADLPGAIKYGHRDMRNILERSSARETAARVAAGAVARRLLAEAGIHIYSHVLSIGGVASTTEQDLYNQATAGKIQWEDLQVQADASPVHCSDKEAEKSMIAIIDQAKAQGDSLGGIIEIAAVGLPVGLGSHVHDNRRLDSEIAGAMMSIQAIKAVEIGAGFESARLPGSAIHDPIYYHEEKGYYRRSNRAGGIEGGISNGEPLIVRIAMKPIPTLYQPLDTVDITNGQPVKASVERSDTCAVPAAAIVAEAQLAIVLAQALLKSTGGDRLEQILERVQQMHCQAKNF; from the coding sequence ATGACAACTCTCCGCTATCTCACAGCTGGTGAATCTCATGGACCTGCCTTGACTGTTATTATAGAAGGCATCGTCGCAGGACTGCCGATTACAGCCCAACAAATTAACGAACAGCTCGCTCGCCGCCAGAAAGGCTATGGTCGCGGTGGACGCATGGCCATCGAAAAAGATCAGGCCACCATCCTTGCCGGCATCCGCGGTGGCAAAAGCCTTGGTAGCCCCATAAGCTTGCAAATTCAGAATCGTGACTGGACGAATTGGCAGGAAATCATGTCACCACAAGAAGATGCTAAAGTGGAAGAAAGGCAAGTAACTTGTCCTAGACCAGGTCACGCCGACCTCCCTGGAGCTATTAAGTACGGCCATCGCGACATGCGCAACATTCTTGAGCGCTCAAGTGCCCGCGAAACAGCAGCACGGGTCGCTGCAGGTGCCGTTGCACGTAGACTTCTAGCAGAAGCAGGTATCCACATCTATTCGCACGTCCTCTCTATCGGAGGCGTTGCTTCCACGACGGAACAAGATCTTTACAATCAAGCGACGGCTGGAAAAATACAGTGGGAAGACCTACAGGTCCAGGCTGATGCTTCGCCTGTTCATTGTAGTGACAAAGAAGCCGAAAAAAGTATGATCGCCATCATCGATCAAGCCAAAGCACAAGGTGATAGCCTTGGAGGTATTATAGAAATCGCTGCCGTAGGTCTTCCCGTTGGCCTCGGTAGTCACGTTCACGACAACCGTCGCCTTGACAGTGAGATTGCTGGTGCCATGATGTCCATCCAAGCCATCAAAGCTGTGGAAATCGGTGCAGGCTTTGAAAGCGCTCGCTTACCTGGCTCTGCAATTCATGACCCCATTTATTACCACGAAGAAAAAGGTTATTACCGCCGCAGTAACCGCGCAGGCGGCATCGAAGGTGGTATCAGCAATGGTGAACCACTTATTGTACGCATTGCCATGAAGCCAATTCCTACCCTGTACCAACCGCTTGATACTGTCGATATCACCAATGGGCAACCCGTTAAAGCTTCTGTAGAACGCTCTGACACTTGTGCTGTACCAGCTGCCGCCATCGTGGCCGAAGCCCAACTCGCTATCGTGCTAGCCCAGGCCCTCCTTAAAAGTACAGGCGGTGATCGACTTGAACAGATTCTAGAACGAGTTCAGCAAATGCACTGCCAGGCCAAGAACTTTTGA
- a CDS encoding YqeG family HAD IIIA-type phosphatase, producing MKLLRPTQQVDTVPDVDIAALADKGVKGVIIDLDNTLTEWNKYDLCPTIGQWLHKLEKEGIKVCILSNNGERRVQQFAESCQIPYISRARKPRRRGFQQAMKLLGTSAQETAVIGDQIFTDVLGGNRMGLHTILVNPISRREFVGTRLVRTIEKLVLRQRRPLKWQKRTTKSRKDGGSAAR from the coding sequence GTGAAGCTTCTGCGACCGACCCAACAAGTCGATACCGTACCAGATGTAGACATCGCGGCATTAGCAGACAAAGGCGTAAAAGGTGTCATCATTGACCTTGACAACACCCTAACAGAATGGAATAAGTATGACCTCTGCCCAACAATTGGGCAATGGCTTCATAAGCTAGAAAAAGAAGGCATCAAAGTCTGCATATTATCGAACAATGGTGAGCGAAGAGTGCAGCAATTCGCTGAAAGCTGTCAGATTCCCTATATTTCTAGAGCACGAAAGCCCCGACGTCGTGGCTTCCAACAAGCTATGAAGTTGTTAGGTACATCAGCCCAAGAAACAGCCGTCATAGGAGATCAGATCTTTACGGACGTACTCGGCGGCAACAGAATGGGCTTACACACCATATTGGTTAACCCGATTAGCCGCCGCGAATTTGTAGGAACACGCCTTGTGCGAACCATAGAAAAACTGGTATTACGTCAGCGAAGACCCTTAAAATGGCAAAAAAGAACAACAAAAAGCAGAAAAGATGGAGGGTCCGCCGCAAGGTGA
- a CDS encoding shikimate kinase, with the protein MKRNIVLIGFMGTGKSTVGKILAHKISFEYIDTDREVEKVTGLTISQIFDNHGEQRFRSEESIVAHKVSTLQQKIISTGGGIVLRPENVETLQSTGLLIELTATPEVIWERVSRRSHRPLIKKEMNAEVIAELMAGREPYYQCADYRIDTSEKTLLQVVEEIEKILQAREKEQGETWFRPLVGRKAIELSREA; encoded by the coding sequence TTGAAGCGCAACATCGTCCTCATTGGCTTCATGGGTACAGGAAAATCAACAGTTGGCAAAATCCTAGCACACAAAATTTCTTTTGAATATATCGACACAGACCGAGAAGTCGAAAAAGTAACAGGCCTAACGATCAGTCAAATTTTCGACAACCACGGAGAACAACGCTTTCGATCGGAAGAATCGATTGTGGCTCATAAAGTATCAACACTCCAGCAAAAGATCATCTCTACCGGTGGCGGTATTGTACTACGCCCTGAGAACGTAGAGACTCTCCAGTCAACAGGACTACTCATCGAACTCACAGCGACGCCGGAAGTAATCTGGGAACGAGTAAGTCGACGGAGCCATCGTCCTTTAATCAAAAAAGAAATGAACGCAGAAGTTATTGCCGAACTAATGGCGGGGCGGGAACCTTACTACCAATGTGCTGATTACAGGATTGACACGAGCGAAAAAACACTTCTCCAAGTGGTTGAAGAAATAGAAAAAATTTTGCAAGCAAGAGAAAAAGAACAAGGCGAAACATGGTTCAGGCCCTTAGTAGGCAGAAAAGCAATCGAACTATCAAGAGAAGCGTAG
- the pyrE gene encoding orotate phosphoribosyltransferase, with the protein MNQEQILQIFRDSEALLEGHFRLTSGRHSNRYVQCAQVLQYPDQTEKLASYLADKVEATVGKGTVDLVIGPAMGGIIVAYAVGQALGLRAIFAERENGTMKLRRSFQIAKGQKVLVCEDVVTTGGSVREVMDVVKEAGGEVIAVASLIERSNGQADFGVPFCSALAMEVISWDPAECPLCQEGTPAIKPGSRS; encoded by the coding sequence ATGAATCAGGAACAGATTCTCCAAATCTTCCGCGACAGTGAAGCCCTTCTAGAAGGACACTTCCGACTCACCTCAGGAAGGCACAGCAACCGCTATGTTCAATGTGCCCAAGTTCTTCAATATCCCGATCAGACAGAGAAGCTGGCCAGCTATCTGGCTGATAAAGTGGAAGCAACGGTTGGTAAAGGCACAGTCGATCTTGTCATTGGCCCTGCTATGGGTGGCATTATTGTCGCCTATGCTGTTGGACAAGCGCTCGGTCTTCGAGCCATTTTCGCTGAAAGAGAAAATGGAACTATGAAGTTGCGCCGTAGCTTTCAGATCGCCAAAGGTCAAAAAGTCCTCGTCTGTGAGGACGTCGTTACGACCGGTGGATCGGTCCGTGAAGTTATGGACGTTGTCAAAGAAGCCGGCGGCGAAGTCATTGCTGTGGCCTCTCTGATCGAACGCTCCAATGGCCAAGCTGATTTTGGTGTACCTTTCTGCTCCGCCCTTGCCATGGAAGTTATCTCTTGGGATCCTGCAGAGTGCCCCTTATGCCAGGAAGGAACGCCTGCTATTAAGCCAGGCAGTCGATCCTAA
- a CDS encoding prepilin peptidase encodes MMNEFTGLFYLLVFVLGTAIGSFLNVVIYRMPQEKSVIMPPSACGACETFLKWKDLIPLISYISLRGRCRYCQEPFSLRYPFVEGTNGLAYLVIYGTFGLTLEGFAAAFLFSLLLAVVFIDIDHMIIPDQLMLTALIIGIPLTAFQSLEKLLSGFIGLLVGGGLLLLIAIVSKGGMGGGDIKLAGILGLFLGWPQILLVLFFSFFLGAIAGLAIILYQGKTMKEAIPFGPYLAIAALIVLFWGNSILTWYQQWM; translated from the coding sequence ATGATGAATGAGTTCACTGGGCTTTTCTATCTCCTTGTTTTTGTCCTAGGCACCGCCATTGGCAGCTTTCTTAATGTAGTCATCTATCGCATGCCTCAAGAGAAATCTGTTATTATGCCACCTTCGGCTTGCGGTGCCTGTGAGACCTTTTTAAAGTGGAAAGATCTAATTCCCCTGATCAGCTACATAAGCCTCCGAGGGCGCTGTCGCTATTGTCAAGAACCCTTCTCTCTTCGCTATCCCTTTGTAGAAGGAACAAATGGCTTGGCCTATCTCGTCATCTATGGAACTTTTGGCCTTACCTTGGAAGGATTTGCAGCAGCATTTTTATTTTCCCTTTTACTGGCTGTTGTCTTTATCGACATCGATCACATGATCATTCCTGATCAGCTCATGCTGACAGCCCTGATTATAGGAATCCCCCTAACAGCTTTTCAATCTCTAGAAAAACTACTATCGGGCTTCATTGGATTGCTCGTCGGTGGAGGCCTTCTATTGCTTATAGCAATTGTATCAAAAGGCGGCATGGGTGGAGGCGATATCAAACTGGCAGGCATTCTAGGTCTTTTTCTTGGCTGGCCCCAAATCCTCCTTGTTCTTTTTTTCTCATTCTTCCTCGGTGCGATAGCAGGTCTAGCTATAATCCTCTATCAAGGCAAAACGATGAAAGAAGCCATTCCTTTTGGCCCCTATCTGGCCATAGCAGCACTTATCGTACTGTTCTGGGGCAACTCAATTTTGACGTGGTATCAGCAATGGATGTAG
- the aroB gene encoding 3-dehydroquinate synthase, translating into MVDKEQIPATKAASPKEEQQSVTAEVQVQLGDRSYPIYIGHQILSHAHEILGPRIEGKRILIVTNEQVYDLQGQKLQQSLEKVAATVDVVTIPDGEEHKTIDTLSTLYDAAVEKNLERSSLIVALGGGIVGDIAGLLAATYMRGIPFIQIPTTLLAQVDSSVGGKVAVNHRKGKNLIGAFYQPQAVLIDSETLQTLPSREISAGYAEIIKTALLGDSELFGYLEKNSQAILQLEPDALRHTIAACCRIKAAVVSADEEEKGQRALLNLGHTFGHAIETLTHYQVYRHGEAVAIGLVAACRLAEKKNNLSSQVRERLIKLLYAANLPTQFPNFSRENWEKAFSLDKKVKSGKVIFIIPQSIGACQIHKDRDLTIALEVIEELSVNP; encoded by the coding sequence ATGGTTGACAAAGAGCAAATCCCCGCAACAAAAGCAGCATCACCAAAAGAAGAACAACAATCTGTCACAGCAGAAGTGCAAGTTCAGCTAGGGGATCGTAGCTATCCCATCTACATCGGCCACCAGATCCTTTCTCATGCCCACGAAATACTAGGACCACGCATCGAAGGCAAAAGAATCCTCATCGTAACCAACGAGCAGGTCTACGATCTACAAGGGCAAAAACTACAACAAAGTTTAGAAAAAGTTGCTGCAACGGTCGACGTCGTCACCATTCCGGATGGTGAAGAACATAAAACAATTGATACATTAAGTACCCTTTACGATGCGGCTGTAGAGAAAAACCTAGAACGTTCCTCTCTCATTGTCGCCCTTGGTGGTGGTATCGTCGGTGACATTGCTGGACTGCTCGCTGCCACCTATATGCGGGGCATTCCTTTTATCCAGATTCCCACAACCCTTCTTGCCCAGGTTGACTCTAGCGTAGGTGGCAAAGTCGCCGTCAATCATCGGAAAGGCAAAAACCTTATTGGCGCTTTCTATCAGCCGCAAGCAGTTTTGATTGATAGCGAGACTTTACAAACCTTGCCGTCACGAGAAATTAGTGCCGGTTATGCCGAAATCATTAAGACAGCCCTGCTAGGAGATAGCGAACTTTTTGGTTATCTAGAAAAAAACAGCCAGGCCATTCTTCAATTAGAACCAGACGCCCTACGCCACACCATTGCAGCTTGCTGTCGCATCAAAGCAGCGGTCGTTTCAGCAGATGAAGAAGAAAAAGGGCAACGTGCCCTATTGAATTTAGGCCACACCTTCGGCCATGCCATTGAAACGCTCACCCACTATCAGGTCTACCGCCATGGCGAAGCGGTTGCCATCGGCCTTGTTGCAGCCTGCCGCCTCGCCGAAAAGAAGAACAACCTCTCCTCGCAAGTAAGAGAGCGCCTCATCAAACTACTGTACGCAGCCAATTTGCCCACCCAATTCCCCAACTTCTCTCGCGAAAATTGGGAAAAAGCTTTTTCGCTAGACAAAAAAGTAAAATCAGGCAAAGTCATATTTATTATTCCTCAAAGCATTGGCGCCTGCCAGATTCATAAAGATAGGGACCTTACAATAGCTCTTGAAGTAATCGAAGAACTATCTGTAAACCCCTAG
- a CDS encoding shikimate dehydrogenase, with the protein MINGQTNWIALLGDPVAHTFSPAMHNAAFDHLQMNWRYAAHAVKPQNLHEALQGLIALHYRGLNITVPHKEKILPMLDEVDPLAAAIGAVNSITIREGRTKGYNTDAIGFIRGLREDNFDPQGKKALILGAGGAARAVALALIQEGIKTLTIVNRSFQKAEELLKNLETYSATMNNKPALSYRPFEPEVLQKDLNETDLLINGTSLGMVKEGKATAYPFPPRLWLPEKRGLYVADLVYNPIETELLQEAKKRGQKRQNGLPMLLYQGAVAFEQWTDVPAPVTIMAQALEAYRAKMLTPHARPGTTT; encoded by the coding sequence ATGATTAACGGTCAAACCAATTGGATCGCCCTATTAGGTGATCCTGTCGCCCATACCTTTTCTCCGGCCATGCACAATGCAGCCTTCGATCATCTTCAGATGAACTGGCGCTATGCTGCCCATGCTGTCAAACCCCAAAACCTTCACGAAGCCTTACAGGGTCTTATTGCTTTACACTATCGAGGGCTTAATATTACGGTGCCTCACAAAGAAAAAATCCTGCCCATGCTGGATGAAGTAGATCCTCTCGCTGCTGCCATTGGGGCCGTCAACAGTATTACCATTCGTGAAGGAAGGACCAAAGGTTACAACACCGACGCTATTGGCTTTATCCGAGGCTTGCGAGAAGACAACTTCGACCCCCAAGGAAAAAAGGCTCTAATCCTCGGCGCTGGGGGAGCAGCTCGAGCCGTAGCTCTAGCTCTTATACAAGAAGGAATCAAAACTCTTACCATTGTCAACCGCTCTTTTCAAAAAGCAGAAGAATTGCTTAAGAACCTAGAAACCTATAGCGCGACTATGAACAACAAGCCAGCACTCTCTTATCGTCCTTTTGAACCGGAAGTTTTACAGAAAGACCTCAATGAAACAGATTTGCTTATCAACGGCACATCACTGGGCATGGTGAAAGAAGGGAAGGCTACGGCATACCCTTTCCCGCCGCGACTCTGGCTCCCTGAGAAAAGAGGTCTTTATGTAGCCGACCTCGTCTACAATCCTATAGAAACGGAGCTCTTACAAGAAGCGAAAAAAAGAGGACAAAAAAGGCAAAACGGCCTCCCCATGCTTCTTTACCAGGGTGCTGTTGCTTTTGAACAGTGGACGGATGTTCCAGCTCCCGTAACAATCATGGCCCAGGCGCTAGAAGCATATAGAGCAAAAATGCTAACTCCTCATGCTCGGCCGGGCACAACCACTTGA